ACTGCAAAAATGTGAAATATATACCACTGACAAAACTATACatattatataaaattttaaattgGTTACAAACACAACTTGACCAAATTCATAAAAAGTATTACAGGTCCACCAGTCTATTTTTAGTATTATCAACTCATAATAAAAATGACCTTTCAATTTAAACCAGCTTTGAGTTGTTACCTAACCCGCCTATGTGCACGAAAAAAAATATTACGAAAACATAATCCCAAGCTTTCACACGTGCAACACGTGGATAAGCAGGAGCCTTTGGGTTAAAAAATATTATAAAGATTTTTGCATCCTAGGTGTGCACTTAATCATTTCTTTtcgagtaaactgctaaaatcgtccctgtggtttgactcaaattgctagatcagtctaaaattaacttttttttttgctaaaacagtccctgagcctagtttctgttgctatttcagtccaataaattaacaccgttagaacctccgttaatgaatgggtaaaactgctaaatttgtccctgaggtttgattcaagttgctagatcagtccaaaatcaagttttttgaatttgttaattataaacttatttaggtatataatttttctagacttgcattaattttttgaatttgttaattataaacttatttagattataaacttatttaggtatataatttttctagacttgcattaattttttgagtttgttaattataaacttatttagattataaacttatttaggtatataaatcattaatatcacaagagaaaaaaatccttttgttagttattttgaaaaattatttgttagttattttgattattattattattattatcattaaatgtttactaattatatacttaagtatttaaataagataatacttaatttaatttaaataaaattagttttaaaaatataaatgtagCTTTTCTGAAGAGCGTAATTTAACCGGCCGAGCCTTAAATACTGATTTtattttgatgttgttgttgttgttaccatgtaaatatttagtatttatttaaggatttaaataagacaacagataatttaaacaatatttagttatgaaaaatacaaacattatatgtaaatttaaatattaagaaattaacataatttttatttgtttttatttaaatcgtaatatttaatgtttaatatttatcaattattttaatttaatatttgtattataaagttcttttattcattttttctacttaattaagtggtttcttatttaataatactTATCATTCAGGTGAGGTCGGACAACATGTCGTGCCAGAACAAGTCTCATAAAAAGGATTATTTTGGTTtgagtcaaaacgggttcgggtcaaaccagtgtttaagacaggtcaaataaaattgcgctctccaaaagagctacattctgtttatacttttataactaaacacaaatttaaattatGTATTTAGGGTAGACTTATAATTTATCTTAAATTTTAagacatttaagaaaatatataatgcatttggtacaagtattgatgcattaagaacctgtcatttaccattctttttctcttgtgatattaatgatttattcaacgaacataaatataactggacccgccttaaataagtttataatcttgtgatattaatgatttatatacctaaataagtttataatctacataagtttataattaacaaattcaaaaaattaatgcaagtctagaaaaattatatacctaaataagtttataattaacaaattcaaaaaacttgattttggactgatctaatttagcagttttacccattcattaacggaggttctaacggtgttaatttattggactgaaataaCAACAGAAACTACGCTCAGGGATtgttttagcaaaaaaagttgattttggactgatctagcaatttgagtcaaacctcagggataattttagcagtttactctttcTTTTCCTAGTTATTTTAGACTTCTGTACCTGCATTATATAATGAGGTCAAAATTAATCTACTTACCACTGAATGCAAGACTTTAAATATTCAGTTATTTACCTTTCAGGATCAAAGCCATCTAATCCAAGATCGCCATCTAATCCAAGATCTTGAGCTTCGACAACATGTTTCCATCTCTGCTTATTGTTTGTTATGattacatgtcacaccccaatttctgGTGGGCCCGGATGGGTATGGTCGTGACGGTTGGATAACAGTTATCACAAATAATAATGTGCAGCGGAAGTATTGGAGTAAAAATATGAAATTCAATAAAGCTTGAATATATGCAAAAGTATTACAAGCGTTTCAGTACAAGCCCAAAGGCGGGATCTAATAAACAGAGTTTTAGACATTATAGGCATTAAGCTttaggagttgcaaattccttagCCTTCATTATAGCCGACCCGGATTccctgtgacaaccggtaattaacgcctcTTAATTACGCGATTAGCAAACGCTTAGGCGGtaataaataatgtttaaatgtaaggttaaatatattatttttaatatttaatctagtagccattataatcatttacataatatagatcaaaatatataacaacctattaaataattagttggtaattgttgatagaccatattacccttattaactaattaggtttcctcttgggtgcttatataaggagacttatgtggatGTTAAAAGGTTACACACTTAGACAGATAACCTAATTAGCATAACATCAATATCGACCTCCTCTTCATAACCGAATTCCCTTGTTCGGTTTTCATAatcaccatcatcagttagcaccctaaggaggaaccagatcacactgAAAAACATGTCGAACTCGATGGCATCATCTATCATTagattctccactgcactgtctgctgtaacaggtatgttttcatgttttccattatgtttaaacagaactaaTCCAACATTTAAGacacgaattaacttaattaggctattggaatgcctaggaacgcttatctGACGTTACAGTGCGCGTATGGTGATTTTCGGAAAATCTGCTGAGCGTTAAACGATAACGAACTAACGTCGTACAAAATGCTAAGCGTATGGGTTCCATTAAGCTGGCTGATCTTGACGGTTGACGATTGAATTAACAAGTCGCGTTCACTACAGACTAAAAATGTAGTACTTTCTTCCATTGAAAGATACCAAAAGGCCCCAATGATTATGGATCTTGACTTTGGCTAACGAAGATCTATGCACCATGTTGTGAAGAACAATGAAAATGGCTATGTGTGAATGAATATGTTTGAACGAACACGATCCAAGAAGCACCATGAGATCCTCGATCGAAGAACCATGATCAAACAAGGAATGTCTAATTTTGGTGAAAGAACAATTCCTAGATAAACAAATGTGTGTACATGGAGACCCAAAAAGAAAATCCCTAATTTGGTGATGCCGACTCGTTACACATGCAAGGAATAACATGGTACtaagaccatccgtagtggggcgttatttttaaaaaaaaaattgaaaaaaaacgcccTAAAACACCCCCCAACCATTACATAGGGCgttatttttaagattttttgaaaaaaaatgttaCCGGCGTTTTAATAAACACGCCCAAAATTGCTTTGACCTTTTAGTAACCACCAATCACTTTTTGAGAGACTCTGACAGCTTTGACCATTTTGTCACCCACCAATGCACAGGGACCTCACATGCACatgacctttttttttttttaattggaaggggttattggcataatgccccactacgccacttttgctataatgccccttCGCTGACTAGGACgtcacgtgtcggataatgccccatggtgggggtaTTATAACacattaccactacacatggtggGTCATTAAAATTTAACCTAATTTCTTGTTCATCAAGTTTTTTGTTGGTTCGACTAGTAAACTCAAAGGATGATTGTTTCGATAGGCACAGTTTTCAAAACATTGCTTATTTGCTTAGTGCTTAATAGCTTATTTGATTTTTTCACATACCAAAAATGATTATGTTATCTTAACACATGAATTATTTAGCATGCTTGTGTGTCTAAACTAGGAATGACTTTAATATAAGTCTTAAAGaattaaattataaatttacaCTCTAAGGAAACAAATATGCTTTCTGTGAGTGCCTAATCAAAAAATATATTTGCAAGCTTcaagtatttacaaaattgccatcatgatttttatggttttcttttGATTCGCATGCTTAGCGTGATaattgtatttgtatttgattcAAACGCTCTTGATTTCTTTTGTGCGAAACACTCTTGTATTGTATTATTACTAAAATACaatatcaattttttttacatAATTCACACCAAAATATATAAAATTCATAAATCAAAGTTAAAGAATGTGATAAGACATCACAAAATATGTAATCCCATTCTTACAAGTGCTTATGCAAAATTACAAGGAAATGAATTAACATCTAGAAGGACCATTTTGCCATTACAAAAGGAACCCTCATCAGCAAAGGTTTGTTGGGAGCAATTACAATTAGAAGAAACCTGCGTAATCCCTTCAACCCTCTCTCTTCTGGTTTCGCACTCATCCAGGCATGGCTATGCCTGAACATCACCAATTCCACAACTACCTTCAGCAATCGAAACCCTtcaggtattattattattactccCCCCTTTCCGAAACCCTAGAACGTGTTCTATGATGGTTAATCTTTTGTTGTTTTCATGTTTAGAGATGTATTCAACAACATGGACGCTCAAATTGCAGCGCCGGTTAGCTTTATCAACGCCGATCATCCTCCCTACATTCCTCAATGTAAACCCCCCCTTTTTTCCTGTTTGTGGATGTGAAATATGTTAATTGGAGTTGAAAGTTTGTTGTGTTTAGAATATAAAGGGTACACCACCTGATGTGATCCGTATAGTATGGGCTGTATGACGATGGTCATACACTTTTTAAAATCCACAGGGTTTTAAACTGATTTTGTGCCCAACTAATTAgatatttttttatatagcttTCTAGCATCATTTACCCAATGTTTAGGCACAAATAAGCTTTTTAATTTTGAAATTACAACCTGAAAAGCATATTGTACTACAATCTGTTGCACAAAAATGTTGGAAATACGTGAGGCGTGTCAAGTTTTTGCCAACAAGGTGCGCTTCATTTAAAACCGTTCCTTGTGTCGCTAGGCACACTTTTTTAAGCAAAGGCGCTGTCACATGATGTCAGTTTTGCGTCTGTCTAACTAACACATCATACGACCCATATGATTTGGAGTTTGGACGAACACCAACTCATACGGTCCTGTGTAAACATTATGGTTCGTATGATGCGTCAGTATAACCTATGCAGTTAACTCGGCCGAGATCCCGGTGCTATATCGCCGATATAGCGGTTATCGGACCTCCAGTCAAATATCGGTTTCATATATCGGCCCTTATATCGGTCACCGATAATATCGCCGAGAACCACCGATATAGCGCCGATTTTCTGCATAATTCATCTCGGCCATCTCAGCGAGAATCTCGGTTGGGCCaattttgtataaaaaaatatGGATTTCAGCAAAAAACATACCTGTTGGCACTTATCGGCCACATATCGACCGTATAGCGACCTCCGGCGGCCAATTCCGACGACTCTGCAGGAATTTCTGCTGTAAACCAGTAGAACAGCGAGATGAAGGTGAAAGCGGCTGATGATGAAGAATGCGTGACTTTTAGGGTTAAATGTTTCAAGTATTTCAATATTTacccctctatctttcactagTTTATACTTAGTCCTTTAAACTTGTATTTTTTTACATAAAAGCACATTATTagtttgtgtatataaatatttaaCCCCTCTATCTTCACTAGTTTATATTTAGTCCTTAAACTTACAAATCTATGCATAAAAAGTATAAACTTaacattatatataaaaatttatataggttctatatgtgtatatatatttatgcaCTATATTAgaaattaccgatatctcaccgatatATCACCGCGATAAACGATATCTCagatatcggtccttgaccgataaccgatattttTCCGCATTAACTGCTTAGAGTATAACATCTTATATGATGATTTGTCAATGATGTGCTTATAGTCTGACCCACAATaaattgttttttgtttttgttttggtgCAGTTCATGTGGTAGGATTTGCACCTGGTACGGATGTTAGCGATGGCGGATTTGAATTGCAGAGGAATTATGATTTGGAATTGAGAAACAAGAGGCCGAAAGAGCAGGAGTTTTTTGAGAATAATAATGCAAATTCTCAGATATCATCGATTGATTTCTTGCAGCAACGATCAGTCTCAACAGGTTTAGGGTTGTCTCTTGACAATGGTAGGTTGGCATCATCTAGTGAGTCATCTTTTGTTGCTGGGCTTATGGAAGATCAACTTGAACGGGAGTTGCGAAGACAAGATGCCGAGATTGATAGGTTCATGAAGATTCAGGTATGTTTATCATGCTAATAACTCTATTTATTTAGATTTCATTATCAGTATACGTTTATGCTTTATATCAAATTGGCCAGATATGAGATGATTTTAAGTGTCATTGGCCAGTGTACCACAGATATGTAAAATTCAACAAAGTATTGCACGATGATCAGTTTATTTTTTCATGTTAAAATTACACTAATTTCTTTTAATCCAATTCAGCATTTGGGTTAGTTTCTTATGCTAAAATTGATCATAGTTTCTTCATTATGTATTTACATAGATGGCCTTTTACTTATGAATGAGCCATTTAGGGTTATGTTTAAttccaaatgggtcaaaattaaaaaaaaaaaagaaaagaaaggaaaCCCGCTCAATGGGGAGCCATGGTCTATATCTGAAGCACACCACCTCTCAAAATTGTTTTATTTGAATATTTAGAGTAATTGCGTATTTATATTGTTTTCGTAATCACCCGCCCAATTAACACACTTCCTTCAGAAAAAATGAACAAAGAAGTGTTTTGGGGGTCAACTCAACCCGACCCTGCCCGTTTCAACTTGTACTAAAAATGACCGTACCCTTTATGCAACAATGACTGAACTTTTACCAatttgttcaacttgtaatctgCATCTTCAAAAGGCGGATAGACTCAGGCAAGCAATTCTGGAGAAGGTACAGACAAACCAGCTTCAAATAATCTCACATGTTGAAGATAAGTTTGTTCAGAAACTTCGTGAAAAAGAAGCGGAGGTGGAAAACATCAACAAGAAAAACATGGAACTCGAATTGCAGGTGGAACAACTAGCCATGGAGGCTGGCACGTGGCAGCAGCGGGCCAAATACAACGAGAACTTGATCAACACCTTGAAATTGAATCTTGAACAAGTAGCACAGGGAAAAGATGGTAAAGAAGGATGTGGTGATAGTGCGGTAGACGACACCGCCTCTTGCTGCAATGGCCGTGCAATTGACTTCCATCTGCTTTGCAAGAGTAACAATGGGATGCCGGAAATGACGACTTGTAAGGTATGTCGAGTGAATGAAGTTTGTATGCTTTTGTTACCGTGTAAGCATCTTTGTCTGTGTAAAGAATGTGAAAGTAAGGTTAGCATGTGCCCGTTGTGTCAGTGCTCCAAGTACATTGGTATGGAGGTTTACATGTAATGGGTGATCTGGACCGCTCATGTTAGATAAATTTCAGGGTTGTTGTATGATTCGCTTATTTTTAACCCTTGTGTATAGTGCTACTGTATTTTGGTTACGATCTGCTATGGTGATGCAAAATAGGTACAATCGCGAACATTTTATCACCAGTCGACGAGTAGATATGCTTGTGCCGTTTGAAATGGAGGATAAGACTGCATACAACCTGTTGGCATCAACCAGAAACAACAAATGTGAAAGACTGTTCTATAATATTTCGTTGAAACAAAGTTCACTCAGATTTTGATCCTATGTGTCATAGTGGGCTGTTTTCTAAATTTGGGCGGTCAAATGGGAAGAATTATTTGGGTCGAAGTCACAATTTGTTAGGTggtatttaagtgtaataagttctTGTTAAaaaagataattatcaaaaacCAAAGAGCAATGGCCTAGTGCTACTAGCTACGAAGGATGGTGTGTATGTGTGAATGTATAACACAACACGAACCTAACGTGAAATCTGTGgggttttttttaatataaaaggTTTCAAATCTGTGgggttttttttaatataaaaggTTTCAGGTCATTTTTAGGTTGGACCTGTGAACACGTTTAGCTAAATGGGTCAGATTTGTGTTAACCTGACGTGGTTGGATATTTTTATATCGGAATCTaaaacttaaaaataagttaacataaaatttagagtaaattactttttgagtccctgtgttttagtggttttaaccatttgagtccaaaatcaaaaagtttaacgccctgagtccctagccatttattttataacgttttgagtccaattttgttcattttataacgatttgagtccaaaaaaattggactcaaaaggttaaaatttggactcaaatggttaataaaaatgcttatagggactcaggtcgttaaactttttgcttttggactcaactagttaaaaccactaaaacacagggactcaaaaagtaatttaccctaaaatttatataactaaaatgtagttttatatacatttttatcttttcttttttgaaaaattttaaatttaaagtaTTAACATgtgaaaaaatataaaattaaaaaaaaaaatcggttAAACGTGTTGTGTTTAGGTCAACTTGTAAATATTCATGTCGTGTTAGGTTTCATATGTCTTATAGGTGCGGTGGTGTTAGGGTTCGTGTCAAATATTCAGGTTCCTCTTGGGTTGGAGCACGGACACGAGCACCCCtggtgtaatttaccctaaaatttatataactaaaatgtagttttatatacgtttttatcttttcttttttgaaaaattttaaatttaaagtaTTAACATgtgaaaaaatataaaattaaaaaaaaaaatcggttAAACGTGTTGTGTTTAGGTCAACTTGTAAATATTCATGTCGTGTTAGGTTTCATATGTCTTATAGGTGCGGTGGTGTTAGGGTTCGTGTCAAATATTCAGGTTCCTCTTGGGTTGGAGCACGGACACGAGCACCCCTGGTGTGTATCATTCCTTGAGGCCCAAGTCTTTTTTAGTTTAGAAACCGAAATTGGGGTGTTAAACATGAGGCATTGCAAATTCTCCCACATTTTTTGAAGAGTTAATCATATTCCCATCTGCTACATAATTTCCATAGCTTCCAGTGGGGCATCTAAGAAATTATAGGTTGAACCAGACAGACAGAATCAATGAGAGGTTTAGTACACTGTACATAACCAGGCAGGCAGGCACATGCATAGTTGAATAGGATGGAATAGAACCCCTGTGAGGATATCATTGATCAATAATAGCCCCCTTTGCTCAGTTTCTTTCAATGGAAAATGGTTGTTTTTACAATGCTGTCACGCCTCACCTTTTTTCTTCAATTTCCTTCTTGTTGCATCATCAAGGGGTTTTGCTCTAATGAGAGGTGATGGTAATCGAAATCATTGATGACGACCAGGCCTCTTTAAGGTTTTTCGCAGTGTAGTTGCCATTGGTGATAAGAGAATACCGTGGTTTCACCCGAATATTTAACCATATGTAACATGAGATTATTTATTAACATGTGCTAGTTAGTACTAGGAGTTTTTAGCCAGTATGATGTTCATGCAGAATACTATAAAAGAATGGTATCATGTTCTTGTTAGAAAGACTTCACATGATGATACTAACATGTGATGACACATACATAAGTTGTAGATAATATGAACATTTGCTACACATTTGGTGTTTGAAGCAGATAGGTTGTTATTTGTTTGTTTTACATATTATTACTTAACGTTTCGGGGAAGAATTGGGTACGGTTTTTGTTATTTGTTGATCTGCAACACACGCATCGTTCTATTCATTAAAATAGTCGGTTAAAGATTATATCTAACGAAATGCCAATAATGCGATTTGTATATGAtcatattatttgtttaaatgtcGTCCTTTCTTACTGCACAAAAACATGCACATTCTGGGGATGAACGATCGTTTCTTTTTCTTTCGAGACGCTTCAGCTTTCCGTCTTTGCTCATGTTCAGAGCGCCATATTCTAAGTTCCTGCTCGACCACCAGCTTTCCTTCCTTGGCCTTCTCGGCCTTTTGCATTGTGGTCGAGAGCTGTTCCTTTTTTGTAACTAGATCAGATTTTACTTCATCAAGCTTCTTCGCAGCTTTCTGTTCCGATTCTGTCGCTATATCGATTTGGGAAATGGCTTCCGACACGCGATCGTTAGCTTCATTCTCGGCTTCGTTCGCTTTCTGGCTTAGTTCTTGGTATTTCTCTACAGAAAGAGTGATCCCTGACTCGGGCTCACTTTCGCTGCTTCTAGCCGACTCGCTCTCCTCAACTGCGCTAATCGCTCCAAGAGCAAATCTTTCTGATGCGCGTGCTGCCTCGACCACCCTTGTCGCAGCATTTAGTTTTTTGATCATTTTGTTTTCtctctttttggctttttttgCTGCAGCTTTAGCTTTCTTCAGCTCTTCATGTGCGTTTCGAGCACGCGATTTAGCCTGATCTGCTTCTTCAGATGCCTTCTCAAGTTGTTTCGGGAGTTCAACCGTTTTCCACCGTGCCGCCCTTTCTTTCATTTCAATAACTGTAACTTCTGAAAGCGTTCTCATCAAGTCGGCTTCAAGAGCCGCCGTTATTCCGGCCTCCATCCATTCGCCTTGTTTTACATCAACAAGTGTTGCTTTCTCTTGTTCTAGTTCAGAGTTTAATGAACTTGCATAGAGTTTCAAATCATTCACTTCATATGTCGTAATTTCGATGTTTTTCTTCACTTGTTCGAGGTCCATCTTCGCTAAATCGGCCTCTGATTGTATATTTATATGGCTTTCTGTCATGTAAGATGCCAGTTCTGCTTCCAAAACTGAAGCAGCATCTAGTTTTGACTCTACATCGTCGGTTTCTGCCATCTTTTCCCATTCTTCTTCCGATTGCTT
This genomic stretch from Helianthus annuus cultivar XRQ/B chromosome 8, HanXRQr2.0-SUNRISE, whole genome shotgun sequence harbors:
- the LOC110895851 gene encoding probable BOI-related E3 ubiquitin-protein ligase 2, translated to MAMPEHHQFHNYLQQSKPFRDVFNNMDAQIAAPVSFINADHPPYIPQFHVVGFAPGTDVSDGGFELQRNYDLELRNKRPKEQEFFENNNANSQISSIDFLQQRSVSTGLGLSLDNGRLASSSESSFVAGLMEDQLERELRRQDAEIDRFMKIQADRLRQAILEKVQTNQLQIISHVEDKFVQKLREKEAEVENINKKNMELELQVEQLAMEAGTWQQRAKYNENLINTLKLNLEQVAQGKDGKEGCGDSAVDDTASCCNGRAIDFHLLCKSNNGMPEMTTCKVCRVNEVCMLLLPCKHLCLCKECESKVSMCPLCQCSKYIGMEVYM
- the LOC110895850 gene encoding protein WEAK CHLOROPLAST MOVEMENT UNDER BLUE LIGHT 1 — encoded protein: MDDGEESANRVMNAAIYGQDVFGEMSHEASSETEDCPTGQDHVQKHGPTGQAHVQEDGPMDEDQCGPKEHGHVQEDDQTGQIDVQDDGSVKQLEKSTSRIGDIDTRAPFESVREAVSMFSSIVHWKAHKVRIAERRKQVAQELRKAQEEIPLLKKKSEAAEESKQQVLKELDNAKRRLEELKLIVESAEKEESQAKQDAQLTNLRVEEVEQGIADESSIAAKKQLQVAQARHQAVVSELNTVKLELENLQKEYTSLVSDRDLAIKKAEEAVSSTTETEKDVQDLTIKLITIKEALESAQGAYLEAQETRTEAGLNGEQELKQSEEEWEKMAETDDVESKLDAASVLEAELASYMTESHINIQSEADLAKMDLEQVKKNIEITTYEVNDLKLYASSLNSELEQEKATLVDVKQGEWMEAGITAALEADLMRTLSEVTVIEMKERAARWKTVELPKQLEKASEEADQAKSRARNAHEELKKAKAAAKKAKKRENKMIKKLNAATRVVEAARASERFALGAISAVEESESARSSESEPESGITLSVEKYQELSQKANEAENEANDRVSEAISQIDIATESEQKAAKKLDEVKSDLVTKKEQLSTTMQKAEKAKEGKLVVEQELRIWRSEHEQRRKAEASRKKKKRSFIPRMCMFLCSKKGRHLNK